A region of the Perca flavescens isolate YP-PL-M2 chromosome 15, PFLA_1.0, whole genome shotgun sequence genome:
gtacaatatttctctctgaaatgtagcggagtagaagtagaaagtggcatgaaaagaaaagactcaagtaaatgtacctcaacatttggacttaactACAGTACTGGAGTAGATGTACTTAGTTATATTCAACACTGGCTGCAGCTTTAGTCATTCCTCTAATCTGCACTTGTTAACTCCTGTTTTTTGGCCTTCCCCGCGGTCGTCTCAACCCGCGTGAGACTGTAAATATTTGCAGAAACATGAGCTGAGCGgttcagttgtgtgtgtgtgtgtgtgtgtttgtgtgtgtgtgtgtgtgtgtgtgtgtgtgtgtgtgtgtgcaggaacTTGTAACACAGCCAGAGTACACACAGATAGCTTATGAGCTGTATGGTCTGACTGAACCAGCCTGCATGCATTATAACCTTGTTTTATTCTAAGTAGGTCATTCAtacttgtgttgtgttcaggttcTGGATACTAACTTctccaaatcaaatcaaaatcaataacTCTAAACTTCATTCAAAAACAGGTCGACAAAACCCAACAACAACCTCTGCAGGGTCAGAGATTAATACCATCTAATAAAATCATGGAGGAGGAAAGATAAACCTGCTGACTGAAAACATCCTGAACACATCCGGCTGCTGCAGCGGccgctgtgtgtgagtgtgtgtgtttgtgtgtctgtctatgtgtgtgtgtgtgtctgtctgtctgtctgtgtttgtgtgcgtgcgtgcatgcgtgcgtgtttgtgtgtgtgctgttatcTCATCACACCGccctgacctgtgtgtgtgtgtgtgtgtgtgtgtgtgtgtgtgtgtgtgtgtgtgtgtgtgtgtgtgtgtgtggaggaggagcTCCGTGTCTCTCTGTTATAAAAACAGCGAGACATCTCCGCAGAGACAGCTTGTTTTTCTGCTCGggcagaagaagagaagaagacacAAGCGGCTTCAAGTtattgacttttttgactttttgttgttgtttctgttgtttctgaAGTTTCTGAAGTTTGACAAACTTTCTTTCTCGGAGCAAAATCTCAGAGAAACAAACATGAGTCACGTCGACGTGAAGAACCTGAAGCCTTCCAACTTTGAAGGCGAATACTACGACAAATATGAATATTATAACTTAACCGATAAATACACAGGTGAGAAATGGCgtcactctttttctttttctcccattcTGGCTACGTTAAGAAGCCGCTACATCTTGACTAAAGGTGGTTAACAACATGAACTTTCCTTCACAGAAGGATCAGCCCGTAAAGGCAGGACGAAGAAGGAGGCCAGCGACAACACCAACAGACACAGCCCCTCCGGACACGAGCGCAAGATTGTGGAGAAGCTCCAGAACGCGGAGAAGAAAGCCAAGGAGTGAATGCTGAGGTGAGACCGAATTTATCTACCGAAAAGAGCGGTACATCTGTGTTAATGTCTCGTTAACTGTACACCGAATTTAGGCGTGGCTGTTATATATGAGATCGGGGTAGTTGTTGAGTCATTTCATGTGCTCTGTACTTTAACAGAGTCTGTCAAGTGTTTAAGTTGACAGATCTCTGAATGACATCTGGCACACGGAACGCGATTGTGACTCAAAAGCAGATTTTTATGCTCTCATTAGTGTTATTTTTTGCTGTTGATGTCTTTATAATCCTGTGCCGAATTAGAGAGTCCCTGTTATTGTTCGGACTGGTTAAGTCGCTGAATCACTGTATCTGCTTCATACTTTCGCAACTCGGCAGAAACGTACAATTGGCACATTTCTTAATGGGGTTTGGCACATACAACTGCCCATCCTTCAAAGTTCACAAGTGGACGTTGCTGCCAACCAAAAACTAAGTGTTTACTCTTGTTACATCTATCTAACCCATGCCGAATTTGAGAGGGCctatttcacttgtttttgatCAAGTTGCTGAATCATTTTATATGCTATGTGATTTCAGAAAGTTGGAACAAACCTTAAATTGGCAATTTTCCAAATGACGTTTGTCACTTTATGTTACACAGTCTTTAGTGTTCAGGATCTATTCTTACAAGTGACTTAGATATGACAAACGCTGACTCATGTTATGTGCTCTGCCTGAATGACATTTGGAGCATGgaacttttttaaatgttttcgaAGGTAAAATGCGtagagacaaaaataaataaataaatgtaaacccACAAAGTCTGTaagatgtttttctttgttttgttttttatttaaatatgagGACATATTTCCTACCACCACTAGGGCACGCTGCAGAACCCTAACCCATATCCtggtatggtttggaggactggtTGTTTTTACCAGAACCACTGTCTCCGGTTCAGTGAAGTATCTTTTTACTGACCCCAGATGTTGTTTTGTAACCCAGGGCGACTCGGACGGCTCATCCCGGATACCGACCCTGGCCTCCATGGCGACAGAACGAGACGTACAGACGGCAGGAAGCGTCCCGGCGCTCCCGGCGGGGCGGCGGCGGTTTAACCTGCAGAGGGCGTGACGCGGAGGCTGCAGCTCCAGATGTTCCAGATGAGGAGGAGCTCTAATCAGGGCAGCACGCAGCGACTCCTCGGGCCGCCCCCGCAGGTTGTTGTGAAGAACTCGCCCGCGGTGGCGTGCACCTTGCTGACCGCGGCGGGGCACACACAGCGATTCTGGTGATGGTGACAGTTTTGAATGGATATTTTTTTCCTATATtacgtatttttttttttttttaaataacgtAAAGCCCTTTGAAAACTTGTTTTtgaaaagtgctttataaatgaaGGTAtaactctgcctctgattggcttaccctggcaTTCTATAAGCAATCCTACTTCccgtgcctaaacctaaccaatccaaccaacGTAGGCAACGAGTGCTAGCCAATCAGACGCAGAGTAGGGCAGGACATACACattttcaagtgtttttttaCTATTAAAACCAGTTCTTAAATGACTCGActctgttgtatttttttttcacctctGAATTCAAAAGTTCAGAAGATATTAAATCACAATACTCTTTTTGTACAGAACTGtaattcaactttatttataaagataAACCTGCAgattacatgcatgcatacaaaaTAGAATAAACAACGATAAATGCAATTtttcaaaactaaaaataacAGTGTTcatgaaataaaagaaacactagggatgaaaataataaatgattaaccctcctgttgtcctcgggttaaatttgaaaaattaaatcagaaatttgggttttctttcaaccaaatttcaaaaccaaataacgtggatggttccctacgacgctcttcacaagtaaaatcataaaaaatcataaaaaggatcagttcactactttcattgaatttgggtgttttattcaatttcatagcatgtaaagaaaaactgataatagaatgttgaaaaaggtagggggaaaaaaatttcaaaagtggacttggaaaaaagtgaccaaaacatGGGAGAAGCTTAAAAAACCCAAAATGTTAAAGTGCagaaaaatattgacagaaactTCTGTGATATTTGTTTCTACCAACAGGGGGCAGCGACTGTCAACCCCCCAGACTCTAAATATGAGAGAGAGCGGAGAACTTCTATATTATAGCCATGATTTTAACACAATCCCAGGTAAAGAGTCAGTGTTTACTGAGTGATCAGATCAcagagtttccatgtttttatacagtaactttacttttttttctgtcagtttttaaaaaagtgatgCAACAGTGAGGAGTTCTATAAccagcagtggaagaagtattctgatcctttacatgtttgtttttttaaattagtatGTTTGCAACAAATATGAAAGCTTAATTTCAAGACAGAGTACCAACGTTTTCACCACCAAACTCCCCTCATATTTTGGCTGTTTTTATGAAAACAGCAGACAacgctggaagaagtattcagataatttacttgagtacaagtACTAATATCACACTATAGAAGTACTAGCACAAGTTCAAGTCTTgcactctctttttttctctcgttttctctctctctctttctttcgttctttctttctgtctctccaaccaggtgtgtgtttaatggtctgatCATCTccgctggacttgtagccgttatattgtcggcaagtttactttagaatcaaacatcagatgttataaactacatgtgttctgtgtggagagatcttaatgtgtaaagtaactagtaactaaagtaactagtaactaaagctgtaacagatgaatgtagcggagtaactaaagtaactagtaactaaagctgtaacagatgaatgtagcggagtaactaaagtaactagcaactaaagctgtaacagatgaatgtagcggagtaactaaagtaactagtaactaaagctgtaacagatgaatgtagcggagtaactaaagtaactagtaattaaagctgtaacagatgaatgtagcggagtaactaaagtaactagtaactaaagctgtaacagatgaatgtagcggagtaactggtaactaaagctgtaacagacgaatgtagtgtagtaactaaagctgtaacatatgaatgtagcggagtaactaaaataactagtaactaaagctggaacagataaatgtagtggagtaactaaagtaactagtaactaaagctggaacagatgaatgtagtggagtaactaaagtaactagtaactaaagctggaacagatgaatgtagtggagtaactaaagtaactagtaactaaagctggaacagatgaatgtagtggagtaactaaagtaactagtaactaaagctggaacagatgaatgtagtggtaAAAAGTTcaacatttctctctgaaatgtagcggagtagaagtagaaagtggcataaaaagaaaagactcaagtaaagtacaagtagctcaacATCTGGACTATTTATCCCACAGACTATAAAGAAAACATCTTGTGTATCCTGAcctcttacagtttttttcgattgctaaacgacagtgggcacaactggactcacatgtgcaaaacgctaactacagtctgcacagcagcagttaatgtggaccaaactctatttcgtttttcattgcttgaacacagttttcaaaactctacacacttatcccatgactttaaccacaacgggcacaacactgtagatttacagcactttgttcaaatgctaacacactgctgtcaaaactgttaaccacacattcaaaacagaatagatttcagtctggtgcctatcaaacactgctgattgcaattttagctgaaagcctaagcaagtgtcttgttttagactagttagtgaacatatatggtatttatatagagaaagctcagaaagcctttttttgtatacaattatacactgtactgttagagagaaacaggtaaaagagaaaaagataccaatatgtccaggtaagatgtctgaggttatatacacagctataaaaaaagtgaaaaacactatatctttacaatagtaaaactgtgttcttactgtaccacagtaatggaggtgaaagcaatagaaacaccacattcatttgtatttaaagatgatgcagacatcaaATGTGATGacgaaaacttgccacatgatgctggagcgaggcaggattagtcacaatTCTTTGGTACTTTTAcctatgtacctttagtttttttcccccagtaattccataaattactagagacaaaatactttattgaagaagattttctttccttcttgtttaccttatatgtaaaaattggtatgttatacaatctatattttttccttaaataaactgttgagtagtgtcaagtcactcaaattgttcaaactgtaaagatgaaaaagtttgtaatttctgtattgtgtttgacgctagtgtttttacccttagtgtgttctgagtgacagtgtgtgttatctcagtgaggcttgtgcatagtgtttggttGCACTGAGTCTGTTTTGAGGCGTGttttaagagttgtgttgctgtgaatgagttttgcaagtgatgtgaactgtttagctcaggtgactgttggtagtgcagactgtagtttgagttttgcacatgtgactccagttgtgcccactgtcgtttagcaatcggaaaaaaatgtaaaatacagcaacacacacactctctgtgtgtgtgtaacgaaCAAACCCTGAATTGGCAATTTTCCAAATGATGTATGGCATATGGAATTTTTGACGTTACAATTTGGAGATGTTACACAGTCTTTATTGTTGAGGATCTATTCTTAGATGTGACTTagatatgacttttttcttattaaacgtgtgtgtgtgtgtgtctgcgtctgtctgtgtgtggttgtgtgtgtgtgtgtgtgtgtgtgtgtgtgtgtgtgtgtgtgtgtctgcgtctgtctgtgtgtatgtctgtgtgtgcgtgtgtgtctgtgtgtctctgtgtgtgtctgtgtctgtgtgtgttgtgtctctgtgtgtgtgtgtgtgtgtgtgtgtgtttgtgtgcctgtgtgtgtgtgtgtgtgtgtgtgtgcctgtgtgtgtgtctgtgtgtgtgtagctgatttttttgtgttaactCTTTGTTTGTCATACGTAGactcctacagactaaagaaaacatcttGTGTATCCTGACCTCTTAAGATACAACACAcactctatctgtgtgtgtgtaacagaggGTTTGTCCTGCAAGCCTCTACAGCGTTAGACGCCCAataacaaacattattagatcttggtgcAATATTCAAcgttatgacttttttattggtggggtgggggtggaggggagggggtgTGTGTAGGAGTGCAATATATTGGAGTTACGGGTCATTTTTATCTCAACACAATCCTTCCTggcctttggacagagccatgctagcagtttccctttgt
Encoded here:
- the nupr1b gene encoding nuclear protein 1b — protein: MSHVDVKNLKPSNFEGEYYDKYEYYNLTDKYTEGSARKGRTKKEASDNTNRHSPSGHERKIVEKLQNAEKKAKE